ACCGGCACACCGCGAACATCGCGGCCTCCACGTCCTCCGCACCCTCACCGCCCGCCAGCAGCAGCTCGCCGATACGCAGCGTCAGGTCGAGCACGCGCGGGACCGCGGGCCCGCCCTCCTCGGCCCGCTGCACGGGCTCGGGCGCCGGCCGCTCGGTCACCGGCATGCGCAGCATCGTGCGCATCCGGTCCTGCCAGGGCGCGTCCTTGATCAGGCTGACCGCGGGGATGCCCGTCGCCGGGGTGAACGCCGGCGGGGCGTCCTGGGCGCTGTAGGTGCTCGGCAGGCTGAACGCCGACCCCTCCGCCTCCGCGGCCGGCGGCTGCCGCGTCTGCAGACCCGACGGCACCGCGAACTCGGACGTGGTCTCCGGCTCACCGCCGCCCTTGGACACCTCCAGGCCCGCGGGGATGGCGAACTCGGACGTGATCTCCGGGTCGTAGGTGGTCCGCGCCTCGTCCGACCGCGGCTTCCTGTCCTCCGCCTGCGTCACCTCGTACCGCTCCCTGAACGACGCCTTCCGTCAGCCTCAGTATGCGCACGCGTACGCGAACGGGCCGCGCCCACCCCCGAGAGGGTGACCGCGGCCCGTGGCAGGCAAACCGGCCGGTCAGTGACCGCCCGTCTCCTTGAAGCGCTTGTACGAACGCTCGATCTCCAGCTCCGCGTCCGTGCGGCCGACCCAGTTGGCACCCTCGACCGACTTGCCGGGCTCCAGGTCCTTGTACACCTCGAAGAAGTGCTGGATCTCCAGGCGGTCGAACTCCGACACGTGGTGGATGTCGCGCAGGTGCTCCACCCGCGGGTCGGTGGCCGGGACGCACAGCAGCTTGTCGTCGCCGCCCGCCTCGTCCGTCATCCGGAACATGCCGATCGCACGGCACTTGATCAGGCAACCCGGGAAGGTCGGCTCGTCCAGGATGACCAGCGCGTCCAGCGGGTCGCCGTCCTCGCCGAGGGTGTTCTCGACGAAGCCGTAGTCGGTCGGGTAGGCGGTCGAGGTGAAGAGGCGACGGTCCAGGCGGATCCGACCGGTCTCGTGGTCCACCTCGTACTTGTTCCGCGAACCCTTCGGGATCTCGATCGTGACGTCGAACTCCACCGGTGGCTCCTCCATGATCAGCACATAGTTCTGGTGATTAAGTGTCCCTCACGCAGGTGTGTGATCGCGAAAGGGGCTGGTGGTCGTGCCAGAGGTGAGACCTTGGCGAGCCGCGAAGCCGCATGTGGTGCGGATCGCGAACGCCGTACGACCGCGTCTGGCGCGTGCGGCGGCGGCCGCGAAGCCGCGGGTCACGCGGCTGACGGAGGCGGTACGACCCGGGCCGGACCGCCCTTCCCGCACGCGGAACGTCCGGACCTGGCAGTACAGCGCGGGCGCCGCCACCGCCGGGCTGGCACTGGCCGCCGGTGTGGTGACCGCCGCCGGCCCCTGGGACGCCAACGGTCAGCGTACGGCCGAACGCGACCGGGCCGCCGCCCTGGAGCGATCAGGTGGCGCAGATCACGGCTCCTCCGGCACCGCCTCCGGGGCGCCCCGGCCCGCCCCCAGCGCCGCGGCCGTCCTCGCCGGCCTGGACGCCGGCGCGGACACCGTCAGCACCAAGAAGGCCCCGCCCGGCCGGAAGGCCCTCGCGGACGTCCTGAAGCCGCTCCTGAACGCCCCCGCGCTCGGCGGCACCCACACCGCGTCCGTCGTGGACATCGGCACCGGCAGGCGGCTCTACGGCTCCGGCGCCGGCAAGGCGCTCACCCCCGCCTCCACCACCAAGATCGCCACCGCCGTCGCCGCGCTGTCCGCCCTCGGCCCCGACCACCGCTTCACCACCCGCACCGCCCTCGAACCCGGCACCGGGGAACTCGTCCTCGTCGGCGGCGGCGACCCCACCCTCACCGCCCACCGGAAGGCCGACGGCTGGGCGAGCCTGCGGACGCTCGCCACCGGCACCGCCGGGGCACTGAAGAAGCGCGGCGTCCACGAGGTCACGCTCTCCTACGACACCACGCTCTACTCCGGCCCCGCCCTGCACCGCATCGGCGTCAACGAGAACCTCGCCCCCGTCAGCGCGCTCACCGTGGACGAGGGCCGCACGGACGCGTCGAGCAGCGGCCCCGTCACCCGGGTCGGCGACCCGGCCGCGGACGCGGCGCACAAGTTCGCCGGCTTCCTGAACGACGCCGGCGTCAAGACCTCGGCGCCCGGCCCCTCCAAGGCCGGCGGCACCGCCGAGACCCTCGCCACCGTCTCCTCGCCCCCGCTGTCGGCCCTGGTCGAGCGCATGCTGACCAACAGCGACAACGACATCGCCGAGGCCCTGGCCCGCCACACCGCCCTGGCGAGCGGCGGCCAGGCGAGCTACGCGGGCGGCGCCAAGGCCGTCGCCGCCCGGCTCGGCAGGCTCGGCCTGCCCCTGTCCGGCACCGCCTTCCACGACGGCAGCGGCCTCGACCGCGACGACCGGCTCACGGCCGACCTGCTCACCGCCCTGCTGGTCAAGGCCGGCGACCCGGCGGACCCCGGCCTGCGCCCGGTCCTCACCGGCCTGCCCGTCGCCGGCTTCACCGGCACCCTGGCCGCCCGCTACAGCAACGGCGCCGCGGGCGTCGTACGCGCCAAGACCGGCACCCTGACCGGCGTGAACACGCTGGCCGGCACGGTCGTCGACCAGGACGGCCGGCTCCTCGCCTTCGCCTTCCTGGCCTCCGGCACCACCAACCCGCCCGAGGCTCAGGCGGCCCTGGACGTGACGGCCACGGCGCTGGCCGGGTGCGGCTGTGGGTGACCCCGGGGCCGCGCGACCCGGCCGGCCCCGCCCCGCGCACGGCCTGCCCCAAGCGGTGACGCTCACGTACCGTTGACGCATGACGAGCTTCGGTGGCACCGCTTCTCCCGGGATGGTCGACTGGAACCTCGCGGTGGCGACCGCGACACGGCTCGTACGACCGGGCCCCGAGGTCAGCCGTGACGAGGCCCGCTCCGTCGTCGCGGAGCTGCGCCGGCACGCCAAGGCATCGGAGGAGCACGTCCGGGGCTTCACCCGGCTCGGCACCGGCGATACCCACGACACCCCGGTCCTCGTCGTCGACCGCCCCGGCTGGGTGCGGGCCAACGTCGCCGGCTTCCGGGAACTCCTCAAGCCGCTCCTGGACAAGATGCAGGAACGTCGCGGCAACAGCCCGGGCAACGCCGTCCTCGGCACCGTCGGCGGCAAGGTCACCGGCGTCGAACTCGGCATGCTGCTCTCGTTCCTGTCCTCCCGCGTCCTCGGCCAGTACGAGACCTTCGCCCCCTCCACCCGCGACCTCCCGGCCGGCGAGAACGGCGGCGGCCGCCTGCTCCTCGTCGCCCCCAACATCGTCCACGTGGAGCGCGAACTCGACGTCGAGCCGCACGACTTCCGGCTCTGGGTGTGCCTCCACGAGGAGACCCACCGCACCCAGTTCACCGCCGTGCCCTGGCTCCGCGACCATCTCGAGGGTGAAATCCAGTCGTTCTTGGCCGAGACCGACGTCGACCCGATGACCGTCCTCGAACGCGTCAGGGACGCCGCCCAGTCCCTCGCCGGCGGACGCCCCGAGGGCGAGGAGGACGACGGCGGACGCTCGTTCGTCGAACTCGTGCAGACCCCGGCCCAGCGCGAGATCCTCGGCCGCCTCACCGCCGTCATGTCCCTGCTCGAAGGCCACGCCGACTTCGTCATGGACGGCGTGGGACCGCAGGTCGTGCCGTCCGTCGCCGAGATCCGCGAGAAGTTCCAGCAGCGCCGCGCCAAGGGCGCCTCCCGTCTCGACCTCGCGCTGCGCAAACTCCTGGGCCTGGACGCCAAACTGAGGCAGTACCGGGACGGCGAACGCTTCGTCCGCGGCGTCGTCGACCAGGTCGGCATGGACGGCTTCAACCGCGTGTGGACCTCGCCCAACACCCTGCCCACCAAGGCCGAGATCGCCGCTCCGGCGGACTGGGTCGCCCGCGTGCACCGCAAGGCGGAGTCGTGAACCGGTGAGCAGGTCGTGAAAGGAATCCGGCCGACGGCAGGTGAACGCCTCCCCAATCACCCGTCCGAGGGACCGTGAGCCATGGGTAGGCGTGCAATGCTCGGGGAACGGCCCGCTTCTGTCACCATCTACACACTCTGAGTGACCGGATTCGGGCTCGCCCCCCGACAACTTCATGAAGGGAACCGGACATGGGTCCCCATCCTGCGGTCGCAGCGATACGCCTGGCGGTTCGCCGCGTCCTCCACGACCTCCTCACCGACCACAGCCGAACACCCGAGAAAGCGGCGGCGGCCACCGCGGCCCCCGAAGGCGCCCGCGCGCCGGGCCGCGCCGAGCGCCCCGCCCCGCTCGTCCTCGTCGCGTGCTCCGGCGGCGCCGACTCCATGGCGCTCGCCTCCGCCCTCGCCTTCGAAGCCCCCAAGCTCGGCATCCGCGCCGGCGGCGTCACCGTCGACCACGGCCTCCAGCCCGGCTCCGGCCTGCGCGCCGACGAAGTCGTCCTCAGGCTGCGCGAACTCGGCCTCGACCCGGTCGAGTCCATCGCCGTGACGGTGGGCCGCGAGGGCGGCCCCGAAGCCGCCGCCCGCGACGCCCGCTACGCGGCCCTCGACGACGCCGCCCTCCGCCACGGCGCCGACGCGATCCTGCTCGGCCACACCCGTGACGACCAGGCCGAGACCGTCCTGCTGGGCCTCGCCCGCGGCTCCGGCATCCGCTCCCTGTCCGGCATGGCCGCGGTCTCGGGGGCCGACGGCCGCTACCGGCGCCCCTTCCTCCACCTCGACCGGCAGACCGCCCGCAAGGCCTGCATGGTCCAGTCCCTGCCCGTCTGGGACGACCCGCACAACGCCGACCCCGCCTACACCCGCTCCCGGCTGCGCCACGAGGGCCTGCCCGCCCTGGAGAAGGCCCTCGGCAAGGGCGTCGTGGAAGCCCTGGCCCGCACCGCCCAGCTCTCCCGCGACGACGCGGACGCCCTCGACGCCTGGGCCAGCCAGGCCGAGGCCTCCGTACGCGACGCCGCAGGGCAGCTGGAGTGCGCCAAGCTCTACGCCCTGCCGCCCGCCGTACGCCGCCGCATCCTGCGCCGCGCCGCCATCGAGGCGGGCGCTCCGGCCGGCTCGCTCTTCGCCCGCCACATCGAGGAAGTCGACCGGCTGATCACCGGCTGGCGCGGCCAGAAGGCCATCAATCTCCCGGGCAAAGTCGTCGCCCGGCGCCAGGGTGGCAGACTGGTGATTCGGCAAGGCTGAATCCCGACCTCCCGGAGCGACACTCCGGCGGCCGGTCCGGGAAGCCGGAGGCCGTAAGTGCGGGACGACCGAAAGTGATGCGGGTGGACGCGAAAGACATGGGTGCCGACCTCCAGCAGGTGCTCATCACCAAGGAAGAGATCGACGCGAAGCTGGCCGAGCTGGCCGCGAAGATCGACGCGGAGTACGCGGGCAAGGACCTGCTGATCGTCGGCGTGCTCAAGGGCGCCGTGATGGTCATGGCGGACCTCGCCCGGTCGCTGTCCACCCCCGTCACCATGGACTGGATGGCCGTGTCCTCCTACGGCGCGGGCACCCAGTCCTCCGGTGTCGTCCGGATCCTGAAGGACCTCGACACCGACATCAAGGGCAAGCACGTCCTGATCGTCGAGGACATCATCGACTCCGGCCTGACCCTGTCCTGGCTGATCAACAACCTCGGGTCCCGCGAGCCCGCCACCCTCAAGGTGTGCACGCTGCTGCGCAAGCCCGACGCCGCCAAGGTCGCCATCGACGTCGAGTGGGTCGGTTTCGACATCCCGAACGAGTTCGTCGTGGGCTACGGCCTCGACTACGCCGAGAAGTACCGCAACCTGCCGTTCGTGGGTACGCTCGCGCCCCACGTCTACGGCGGCTGACCGGCGGCTGCGCCCACCGGGCCAGCCCCTGTAAGACGATCGGGAACCCCAGCGGGTTTCACGGCGTTGGAGCATGCAGAGACGGGAATGCCGGCCGTCGATGCCGCTTCGTGCGGCTTCGGGCAACAATGCTGGGGTACCGTCAGAAGAACTGTCTTATCAAACTCACTATGGCAGGAGGGACGGGGCGACTCCGCTCCGTATGGATGGACGTGAAGCGATACTTCCGTGGGCCGGTCATGTGGATCGTGCTGGCCGTCCTTGCCGTGGTCGTGTTGATGCAGGTCGTCGGCTCGTCCGGCGGCTACAAGACGGTGGACACCGGCCAGGTCGTGGCGGCGATCAACGACAACAAGGTCGAGTCGGCCAAACTCACCACCGGTGACGAGCAGACCGTCAAGGTCACGCTCAAGGACGGGGTGAAGGTCGAGGGCAGCTCGAAGATCCAGGCGAGCTACATCGGCGACCAGGGCGTGACCATCGCCAACACGCTGCAGACCAAGTTCCAGGACAAGCAGATCCCCGACGGCTACACGGTGTCGCCGTCGAAGCAGAACCCGTTCGTCGGCGTCCTGCTTTCGCTGCTGCCCTTCGTCCTGATC
Above is a genomic segment from Streptomyces collinus Tu 365 containing:
- the tilS gene encoding tRNA lysidine(34) synthetase TilS yields the protein MGPHPAVAAIRLAVRRVLHDLLTDHSRTPEKAAAATAAPEGARAPGRAERPAPLVLVACSGGADSMALASALAFEAPKLGIRAGGVTVDHGLQPGSGLRADEVVLRLRELGLDPVESIAVTVGREGGPEAAARDARYAALDDAALRHGADAILLGHTRDDQAETVLLGLARGSGIRSLSGMAAVSGADGRYRRPFLHLDRQTARKACMVQSLPVWDDPHNADPAYTRSRLRHEGLPALEKALGKGVVEALARTAQLSRDDADALDAWASQAEASVRDAAGQLECAKLYALPPAVRRRILRRAAIEAGAPAGSLFARHIEEVDRLITGWRGQKAINLPGKVVARRQGGRLVIRQG
- the hpt gene encoding hypoxanthine phosphoribosyltransferase; the encoded protein is MRVDAKDMGADLQQVLITKEEIDAKLAELAAKIDAEYAGKDLLIVGVLKGAVMVMADLARSLSTPVTMDWMAVSSYGAGTQSSGVVRILKDLDTDIKGKHVLIVEDIIDSGLTLSWLINNLGSREPATLKVCTLLRKPDAAKVAIDVEWVGFDIPNEFVVGYGLDYAEKYRNLPFVGTLAPHVYGG
- a CDS encoding inorganic diphosphatase, which translates into the protein MEFDVTIEIPKGSRNKYEVDHETGRIRLDRRLFTSTAYPTDYGFVENTLGEDGDPLDALVILDEPTFPGCLIKCRAIGMFRMTDEAGGDDKLLCVPATDPRVEHLRDIHHVSEFDRLEIQHFFEVYKDLEPGKSVEGANWVGRTDAELEIERSYKRFKETGGH
- a CDS encoding zinc-dependent metalloprotease, which translates into the protein MTSFGGTASPGMVDWNLAVATATRLVRPGPEVSRDEARSVVAELRRHAKASEEHVRGFTRLGTGDTHDTPVLVVDRPGWVRANVAGFRELLKPLLDKMQERRGNSPGNAVLGTVGGKVTGVELGMLLSFLSSRVLGQYETFAPSTRDLPAGENGGGRLLLVAPNIVHVERELDVEPHDFRLWVCLHEETHRTQFTAVPWLRDHLEGEIQSFLAETDVDPMTVLERVRDAAQSLAGGRPEGEEDDGGRSFVELVQTPAQREILGRLTAVMSLLEGHADFVMDGVGPQVVPSVAEIREKFQQRRAKGASRLDLALRKLLGLDAKLRQYRDGERFVRGVVDQVGMDGFNRVWTSPNTLPTKAEIAAPADWVARVHRKAES
- the dacB gene encoding D-alanyl-D-alanine carboxypeptidase/D-alanyl-D-alanine-endopeptidase, with product MVVPEVRPWRAAKPHVVRIANAVRPRLARAAAAAKPRVTRLTEAVRPGPDRPSRTRNVRTWQYSAGAATAGLALAAGVVTAAGPWDANGQRTAERDRAAALERSGGADHGSSGTASGAPRPAPSAAAVLAGLDAGADTVSTKKAPPGRKALADVLKPLLNAPALGGTHTASVVDIGTGRRLYGSGAGKALTPASTTKIATAVAALSALGPDHRFTTRTALEPGTGELVLVGGGDPTLTAHRKADGWASLRTLATGTAGALKKRGVHEVTLSYDTTLYSGPALHRIGVNENLAPVSALTVDEGRTDASSSGPVTRVGDPAADAAHKFAGFLNDAGVKTSAPGPSKAGGTAETLATVSSPPLSALVERMLTNSDNDIAEALARHTALASGGQASYAGGAKAVAARLGRLGLPLSGTAFHDGSGLDRDDRLTADLLTALLVKAGDPADPGLRPVLTGLPVAGFTGTLAARYSNGAAGVVRAKTGTLTGVNTLAGTVVDQDGRLLAFAFLASGTTNPPEAQAALDVTATALAGCGCG